The genomic DNA GAAAACCGCACTGAAACTGCTCAGGCAGTACGGTTCGCTGGAGAGCGTCCTGGAACACGCGTCGGAAATCGCCGGAAAGCTCGGTGAAAATCTGCGGGCGCACGCCGACGCCGCCCGATTGAGCAAGCGGCTGGCGACGATCGACTGCGCGGTACCGTTGCAGTCGGGATGGGACTGGCTGCGCCTCGGCGAACCGGACCGCGCCGCGCTCGCCTCGCTGTTGCGGCAGCTCGAATTCAAGTCGCTGTTGAAACGGCTCGGACTCGACGGCACGTCCGCCGATGCCGACGTCGACGGCGTCCGTTCCTCCGCGCGGCCGGCGGACGAGAAACGGCCGAGGGCCGTCGCCGTCGCTGAGGAGGGCGTCGACGTCCGCTGTCCGGATCGCCCGGAAGAAGTCGAAGAAGCGCTGTCGCGGCTGGAAGCCGCCCAGTCGGTCGTCGTCGAGGTGACGGGCGACAACCCGCACAACGGCGAAGTGCGCGGCGTCGCATGGTGGGACGGACATACGGCGTATTTCATTCCGTTTGAACGGCTGGTGCAGTCCGACATGCGGCCGCTGGCCGACTGGCTCGCCGACGCGCGTCGGCCGAAGCGTACGCACGACTCCCATCGCGCTGAAGTGGCGCTGTTCTGGCACGGCCTTGCGTTTCGCGGCACGTCGTTCTGCACGCATATCGCCGCTTATTTGCTCGACCCCACGGAATCGCGCCATACGCTGGCGGACCTGTCGCGCCGCTACGGTCTGCCGCCGGTACCGGAAGCCGAGGACGTTTACGGCAAGGGCGCGAAGTTCAAGGTTCCCGATCGCGACACGCTGGCGCGTTACGTCGGCCGCAAGGCCGCCCTAGTCGCGCGGCTCGTTCCGCTGCTCGAGGCGGATTTGGAGGCCTGCGGCATGCGTTCGCTTTTTTACGACCTGGAGCTGCCGCTTTCATCCGAACTCGCCGTCATGGAGACGGCCGGCGTCCGCGTCGACGCGGCGGCGCTCGCCGCCTACGGCGAGGAATTGCGCGAGGCGGCGGCGAAAGTCGAGCGGGAGATTTACGAGCTGGCCGGGACGACGTTCAACATCGGATCGACGAAACAGCTCGGCGAAATTTTGTTCGATAAGCTGGGGCTGCCCGTCGTCAAGAAAACGAAAACCGGCTATTCCACCGACGCAGACGTGCTGGAGGAACTGGCGCCGTACCATCCGATCGTCGAAAAGATTTTGCATTACCGCCAACTGACGAAATTGCAGTCGACCTACATCGAGGGGCTTTTGAAAGAAATCCGTCCGCAAACCGGTAAAATCCATACGTATTATCAGCAGACGATCGCGGCGACGGGGCGGCTGAGCAGTCAGTTTCCCAATCTTCAGAACATTCCGATCCGTCTCGAAGAGGGGCGGAAAATCCGCAAGGCGTTCGTTCCGTCAGAACCGGGATGGCTGATGCTCGCCGCCGACTATTCGCAGATCGAACTGCGCGTGCTCGCGCACGTTTCCGGCGACGAACGGCTGAAGGAAGCGTTTCGGACAGGCATGGACATCCACACGAAGACCGCGATGGACGTGTTCGGCGTTTCCGAAGACCGCGTCGACGCGCGCATGCGGCGGCAGGCGAAGGCGGTCAATTTCGGCATCATCTACGGCATCAGCGATTTCGGACTGGCGCAAAACCTGAACATTTCCCGCAAGGAGGCGGCGGAGTTCATCCGGCAATATTTCGCCGTCTTTTCGGGCGTCAAGGCGTACCGCGAGCGGATCGTCGAGCAGGCGCGCCGCGACGGCTACGTGACGACCTTGCTCGGCCGCAGGCGTTATTTGCCGGACATCAACGCGTCGAATTACAACCTCCGCTCGTTCGCGGAGCGGACGGCGATGAATACGCCGATCCAG from Candidatus Reconcilbacillus cellulovorans includes the following:
- a CDS encoding DNA polymerase I, translated to MRKLILVDGNSVANRAFYAVRLLSTRGGLHTNAVYGFANMLLKLIEEERPTHFLVAFDAGKATFRHREYEAYKAGRLQTPPELSEQFPYIRELVRAFGVASGELEEYEADDMIGTLAKRAEAEGVDTLVVTGDRDLLQLVSDRVTVALTRKGITETERYDPARIREEYGFDPDRIRDLKGLMGDASDNLPGVPGVGEKTALKLLRQYGSLESVLEHASEIAGKLGENLRAHADAARLSKRLATIDCAVPLQSGWDWLRLGEPDRAALASLLRQLEFKSLLKRLGLDGTSADADVDGVRSSARPADEKRPRAVAVAEEGVDVRCPDRPEEVEEALSRLEAAQSVVVEVTGDNPHNGEVRGVAWWDGHTAYFIPFERLVQSDMRPLADWLADARRPKRTHDSHRAEVALFWHGLAFRGTSFCTHIAAYLLDPTESRHTLADLSRRYGLPPVPEAEDVYGKGAKFKVPDRDTLARYVGRKAALVARLVPLLEADLEACGMRSLFYDLELPLSSELAVMETAGVRVDAAALAAYGEELREAAAKVEREIYELAGTTFNIGSTKQLGEILFDKLGLPVVKKTKTGYSTDADVLEELAPYHPIVEKILHYRQLTKLQSTYIEGLLKEIRPQTGKIHTYYQQTIAATGRLSSQFPNLQNIPIRLEEGRKIRKAFVPSEPGWLMLAADYSQIELRVLAHVSGDERLKEAFRTGMDIHTKTAMDVFGVSEDRVDARMRRQAKAVNFGIIYGISDFGLAQNLNISRKEAAEFIRQYFAVFSGVKAYRERIVEQARRDGYVTTLLGRRRYLPDINASNYNLRSFAERTAMNTPIQGTAADIIKTAMVRLTRRMRDVGLKSRMLLQVHDELVFEVPPDELDAMRELVTDVMESAVPLDVPLKVDVSWGADWYAAK